A DNA window from Drosophila sechellia strain sech25 chromosome X, ASM438219v1, whole genome shotgun sequence contains the following coding sequences:
- the LOC116802175 gene encoding uncharacterized protein LOC116802175 — translation MTENSDAEAESTGNDEVLTTGDPEQPSGSEEGSQSSDYDEEFQHLEEQIKDLERWIAQKREERRNLFIRLMNLFLVVLEARLYRQNM, via the coding sequence ATGACGGAGAATTCGGACGCGGAAGCGGAGTCAACTGGAAACGACGAGGTCTTGACGACAGGGGATCCCGAGCAGCCAAGTGGGTCGGAGGAGGGTTCGCAGTCCTCAGATTACGACGAAGAATTCCAGCACCTCGAGGAGCAAATAAAGGACTTGGAGAGGTGGATTGCCCAGAAGAGGGAAGAGAGAAGGAATTTATTCATTCGCCTCATGAATTTATTCCTCGTTGTACTAGAGGCAAGGCTATATAGGCAGAACATGTAG